ACAGATGCGTAAGGAGCAGCGATTGGCCTCACTTAAACGCATGGCCAACATCAATCGGCGACGCACCGATGCTACGCCCATATATGGCTCGGATTGTCGTGAGGCCATTGAGAATTGCATGCAGGCGACGCGCACATTAAAGCATTCCACATGGCAAACGCGGGGCTATGCAAATTGCACCGTTGCCATGCGTCAGCATAGCGACACCTGGTCGCTGAATCTGTTGTTAAAGAGCCTTGAGCAACGATGCGTCGAACTGTCTCCGATCTTTGCCAATTTTGTGATCTATGTGCCATCAGTTTGTGCACCAAGAATTCGACGTTATGTGCAGAATTTATCATCAACACATTGGCAAAACGAACGGCGAATTGAGGAATCGATAACGACAACGTTATCGCCGAAGCTGACAATGCTGCATCCCATAATTTCCGCAATGACTACACAATTCCCGGATCCGCGACTCATTCAATATGATTGCGGTAAATTGCAAACTTTGGATCGCCTGTTGCGTCAGCTGAAGGTCGGAGGACATCGAGTGTTAATCTTTACACAAATGACAAAAATGTTGGATGTACTCGAGGCATTCCTCAATTACCATGGACATATTTACCTTCGATTGGATGGCTCTACACGTGTGGAACAGCGTCAGATGCACATGGAGCGTTTCAATGGCGATAAGCGAATCTTCTGTTTCATTTTGTCCACACGCTCTGGTGGCGTTGGTATTAATTTGACTGGCGCCGACACTGTGATCTTCTATGATTCGGACTGGAATCCAACGATGGATGCACAAGCCCAAGATCGTTGTCATCGCATTGGACAGACACGGGATGTGCACATCTATCGTCTGGTCTCTGAGAAAACCATCGAGGTGAACATCTTGAAGAAAGCCAATCAAAAGCGTATGCTCAGTGATATGGCCATCGAGGGTGGAAACTTTACAACCACATTCTTTAAAAGCTCCACCATAAAAGATCTCTTTACGATGGACCAGAGCCAAGAAGATGCACAAGAGAAACCGGATGAAAAAGacaaaattgttgctgctgagccAGAACCTGTTTTCGAAACCGAGAAGCAATCGCTGCGAGCCTATGAGCatgcacttgctgctgctgaggacGAACAGGATGTGCAAGCCACAAAGACGGCCAAGGCTGAGGTGGCTGCCGATCTTGCTGAGTTCGATGAGAATATCCCAATTGCAGACGATGCAAATGCTGAGGGTGGACCTGTCGAATTGAGCAAAGCTGATCTGGAAATGCAGAATCTTGTGAAGCAGGTGAGTTTGAAACTTGATTTACATTCATTGCATGGTCAGCGTTTGGTAGCTAGGAGCTTCCTCGCGCTCCTTTGAATAGCAAACGTTGCCCAGAGAAACTTCTACACGAAGCAGACGTTCAGACATAGTTGCAGCGATCTAACCCACGCTCGATTATATCACTCAACGTCAGACATAATCTTTATAACCTTCTTTTCATGAGAAGTATTTCTAATTAACAATGTACAATCCTCCTTCAGCTTTCGCCAATTGAGCGTTACGCTATGCGCTTTGTGGAAGCCACCGGAGCTGCGTGGACAGCGGAACAATTGCGTGCTGCTGAAGCAGAGCTGGAAGCGCAGAAACGTGAATGGGAAGCTAATCGTTTGGCAGCCATGGAGAAGGAGGAGCAGTTACTCAAACAGGAAACGGAGGCCGAGGAGATGCTGACCTACAGTCGCAAGGATGCAAGCAATCAGGTTAATACCAAACAAGATTCCAATCCAATAAACAAACGAACACCAGGTGTAGGCATTAGGCTAACTAAGCATAATAAGCGCGATAAACGGTTTAAGCAAACCTCCATGGCCCGAGGTCAAGGTCCGGGTTTAAGTAGAAGTATTAGTAACAAACAAAGTTCACCAGTGCAACAGGTTAGTTCTGTGCGTACGAGACGAAACAGTCTCAATGTGACTGCGCCCGCAAGGAGCAGtggcaacagtagcagcagtaAACGTTCATCAACTGCAGCGACGTCTACTCCGACTCCAGCTAGACGACAGACGCGTTTACATTCGCTGAGTGTAGCTGCAGTTGTTGACACACCAACTCCCCCCTCTAGAAAGACAACGCGCACAGCTTTAGCGGCCGCGGGAACTCCACTCACTAGAGCGGAGGAGCGCCCCAAACGTCAATCAGCCAATGTAGCCATGAGCAAGTTAATGAAAACACCAGCCAAATCAGCTTGTGCACCTACAACGACAACACCCGTTAAGAATAACACTCAGACTAAACCAAAACGTAGAGAAAGCGTTTCCTTGACCACATCCGCAGCCTCGAGGCGAAAGTTGCTGGAAAGACGTGCGACAATATCAGCGCCACTTGCGTTGAAGCAGGCCAAGAGCCGTAGCAGTGATGTTAGCGATGGTGATgaggatgaagatgaagatgaggaTGACAATGAAGAAGAGGGAGATAAggaagatgatgatgaggatgctGAAAACACATTAGTTTCCGTGGATAGCGCCgaagatgatgaagatgaagaggaAAGGGAACACAATGAATCCACTGCGGCATCTGGTTCCGAAGCTTCCGAATCAAACTCTGTGCAAGAAGACGTAACACAAACAGAGGATGAAGATGAAATGCAGGAAGAGCGCctggacgatgatgatgatcacagtggtgacgatgacgatggcaatGACAATGAAGATGTAAATGTGGAAACACAATCCAGTTCAAGTTATGCGACAGCCGGCGACGGAGCGAATAGCTTAGACACTTGGAGTGCCCACAATCAGGTGCAAGATACGACAATGACCAGTTCCACGTATTACAATGTGTCTGAAGAGTCTGAAACGGATGATCCTAATGATCCTTTAACGGTATCCAAAACAGAGGTTAAAACGGAGAACAAGGAGTCGACGCCGGCGGTGCAAAGGCAGCGCAGCATTAGCAGCCGAGTAGGAAGCGATGATAACAGTGGACACACACCTCGAACACGTTCAAGAGGCTCAGTGAAAATTAATCTATGGACGCTAGATGTGAGTCCAGTGCCAAGCAGTGGTAGTCGAAATGTGAGACGATCAACACCGCGTAGCGATTCAAATGCACAATCAAACCCAAAGCCAGCGTCGCGTCGCTCGCAAGCATTAAGTAAACGACCTGCAATCGCTAAAAACGAAGAGACCCAAACAACAACGTTGAATCGGTGGATAACTACAAGACCTCGAGTAAGCCTAAGATCCTCAAGTGGTGGCACATCCAACACTGCTGGCAACAGCGCAACTTCAACAGCAGAGACAACAGGCGCCAGCGCAATTGGTGCCAGTGGCAACAGGTGATAGCGGAGATAATGAGGATAGCAATCAGTATTAACAAAATGTGGTCTCTGGTGCAAATCTCTGCTGAGGCCAAGAAGCTGCGTGTGCTGTGTGATTTTTAGAGGGTGTTCAAACGGTGTGTGGAAAATACTGCATTTCTGATCTTAAGTACGAGTATTTTATAGACTGTAACAAGTTTCCTTGTATGTTAGTTAGGTGGCATAATCAATGCTAGGCAGTGAGAATGAGTAAAGGAGCGGTAGGATAACAAATTGTGTATAGAATAAGCAGGTAGGGCAGCAACTTTTGTGAGTGAACACATTTCCCAATGACGCCAGCTTAAAGTGAAATAAGAGGGGGAAACAAGAAGAGATGAGATTAGTCAAGTAATTGAACTTTAAACGAGTTTAATCATCTGTATCAACAGTGCTTGCAAATCCTATGCACACAATAACTGATATTTTATaaagattatatttatttaattggcaCTTTAAGCTGGTTACGTTGGCATCTCAATGAGCCAGGCCAATTGAGAGGCACCAGGTatgtgattgctgctgcccCCTAAGAGCATTAGTTAAGAACACTCGATCCCagattgtatataaatatacaccAGATATCATCAGAATATAGTTTTAGACTTTATATTTAAGCAGTGTGCGGAcaacttaaaaacaaaactaaaatatttacttgtaCTATTATTAATTTCGTTGTTAAAACTCTGTCTTAAGTCTTCAAAAACACTCAACTGCGCCTTAGTTCATAAGTCCCTAGGTAACTTTCTTTAACTTTATGgtaaatgttaatatttttgcattcgataatttattttgtattatgaaagagaaaaaaaacctTAAAAAGTTTAGAATTAACAACAATCTAAAGACTATAAGCATATAGATTGactaacaaataaaacagaagAATCGATTCGATATGCTttcaaaaaagaacaaaatgtattttaaagaCGTTGTGGTTTTTATTTGCGGACAAATTTCGTGCGTGATATAAGATTTTGAATATAGAAGACAATTTGACAAAGTTGGAAAAGAATAAGCGGAAATCAAAATATTCTCAATCATATTATTTTCTGTGTTACCGAATGTAGAATTCTGTTTTGGTGTcgacaagaaaacaaaaaaaaaaaacaatgtacgaatttaatttatgtgataatatcttttaaatatcCAAGTCGATGTAAGATCATTGGTTTATTTGTTGGCCCGATGCACCCTGATCCAAAAATCCTAACCTAACCACCCAACAACAGCCCCTCACAATTCCTTTACATCGATTTCCGTGTATAGAAGTTCCATAGACTTTGCCAATTGTTCTTCAAACGACGTACGAAATGATTCCGGGAATAAAGTAAAATCTACCACGCCATAAATCTCGTTAATCACGTAGAATACGATTTTGGGATATGCGTTAGTTTATACTAAGCCATAAGCCAATAAACACCACCACCAAAACAGAGTTGCTTCATACGAtacgaaaataatataattgaacgtttattcttttctttaacTCCGCTTCGCTTCGCTCGGCTCGTCTTGACTCGACTCGTCTCGATACACTCTCAGGTCTGGATATCGCGCAATTGCATGGAGGAGATGCCTGTAAGTAAAACATTTGATTCACAAACGTTTCAAAAAACattctatttatttctttgcCCTTCGCTTATTAGATGTGGTGCCCGCCAACGCCGCCGCAGGATAATAATGATATCTATATAGATTATTCGCTGTCGTTCATATACGATCTCGATCCTATTCCTGAAACTGAGCTGCCGCCTGTCTATGTGCGCCGTGAACTTAAAAGATCTCGCACTGATGCTGGTTTCGATGGCAGCCGGCGACCCAACAAAATGCGACGTGAGGATAATTATGTGCCTCCACGATCGTTGTTTGATCGGCCAACGGCGCAACTGGCGCGACTGCGGCGTGAGCTGAAGAATCAACGATTCCGCGGCAGCTTTAAGCCCAACTCAATGATACCGGGCCTGAAGCCACAGATACCCGCCAAGCCGCTGACTGAACCGGAGGCGATGAGCGAATGGTGTGTGTTTGAGGACATGGCCATATTGCATGTCCTCATCAATTTACAGGGACTGCCGTGCAGTCTTATGCTCCTATCACCGGGCCAGACACCCAACTGGGATTTGGTGTCCGAGATGGTGAATTTCTGCTCGAAGACGTATCGTTCAGCCAGGCAGTGCCGTTGGCGCTACGAGACGCACATTCAGCCGCGGGAGGAGGGCAAAGTGGTTGAGAGTCcaaagaagcaaaagaaactGAAGCCCATACTGCGCACCGAGTACATGAAGAGTCCGTTGCGCTATCTGCGAACCACACAGCTCTATGCCAGCGACAACAATTCATCGTTCTATAAGGTGATGCGACAGCGCTTCGATACCATCAAGACGGCGTACTTGAAGAAGGCGCCGCCACCAAAGCGACAATTCAATGCGCCTAGCCTGATGAACCCCAAGCATATGGGAGTGTTGCAGAAGTTTGGCATTGCCAACTATGATCAGCCGGTGTCGCCGAGCAATATTGCGGACATGATGAAGGCTAGTAAAATGCGTGACAAGCAGCGCGGCCAAATGCCGccaatgcaacaacagcagcagcagcaatcggtgcagcaacatcaacagccaatgcagcaacaacaacagcagcagcagcaacaacaagtgcaacaacaagtgcaacagcaagtgcagcagcaacaacagcaacaacaacagttgccaaCTGTTACAACCGTGCAGCAGACCGTCGAGTTGGTGCCCAgcacaacggcaacaacagtcACGGTGCCCGCTGGCAACACGGGTcaattgcagcagttgcagatACAGCACTTGACCAGCGCGAATGTGGCACCAACACAACAAACTGCCATTCTGGTGCaccagccacagcagcagcaacaactgcgcACACAAACGACAACTCAGCAGCTGGTGAAGACCATTGTGGGCACCACGGCCAATCTGACAGCCggacagctgcagcagctggccCAACAGACGTCGGCCAATGCGGGCGGCAATGTGCAGCTGCAGGCAGTGTCACAAGGCGGCGGCCAGTCAAGCGTCAGTGTGGTGCTCACCACGCCCGTGCAATCCTTGCCCATTGCAACGCATAGCAATGTGAATGCCGCATCAACAGCGCAGATTGTGTCCATCTCGTCGCAGTCAACGCTGCCGGTGAACACTGCACCACAACTGGGCAGCATTGTGCAGACGCAAACGTTGCCGCAAGTGGTGTCGGTGGGTCCGTTGACCACCACAGCGGCcactcaacagcaacagcagcatcaacagcaacagcagcaaacaacaacggGCACAGTGACCACACTTAATACGGCCATGTTGCGTGGTCAACGCATCGTCTCCACTGGCGGTGCTGGCGGCAATACCCTTCAAGATGTGGTGCTGCAACAGCGCATGCCCAGCCTGGGGCAGAGTGTGAGTCCAGCACAATTCCAGGCACAGCTTCGCTTGGCGGCTGTCTCCGGCGCCAATGCTACGCAGACAACGCAGCTGGTGACCACCAAAGGCATTCCGGTTAGTGCATTACAGCAGAGCGGCAAGACGGTGCTGCCAGGCACGCCGCAGCCAGCGGCGCATATACAGCTCTATCGACAGCGCAATCTAAAGGTGTTGCAGACCCAACAGGCAACGCCTGGCGGTGGCACAACTAATCTGAATCCGACCGTGGTACAAACAGCAGGCGGTGCTCTGGCCACGGGCACAATCATTCAAACCGGCAACCTGATGCAGACGCCCACGCATGTGACCAGCCAGAAGGTGGCCGTCACGGGTATGCCAGGGGCAACCACAGTGCAGGCGGGCAACGTGGTGAGCACGGTGCAAATGCACGGTCAGGCGCGCACACAGTTCATCAAGCAGATGACAGCCGGCAAGCAGGGTCTGCCGCGTCAGGTGCTGACCACCGATGGCAGCGGGGGCGGCGGCACAGCCACTGGGGCCGGTGATATGCTGTTGGTTAAGCGCCACAACATTCTGGCCGCCCAGAAGGCACAACAGGCCACAGGTCCGCTCTTCACTACCACCAGCAGTGGTGGTGGCGgggcacagcaacagcagctgcccgTCGCTGGCATcacgcaacaacagcagccacaacaggtCACGCAGCAGCAGATTGCTTCGCTCGTCAAGGCGTccactgcagctgctgctagTGGCAGCAGTGTGAGTGCTGGCGGCGTGACGGTTTCAGCAACAGGTCCGCCCACAGTGCAGGCGGGCAGTGTTAATATGACGTTGCCACAACTGAAGCCAGGCAGTCACATCAAGGTGGCCATGCCCAATCAGATGCGGCAtctgcaaatgcaacagcagaTGGGCATACCGCGCAAGATTAGTCGCATGACGCAGCTGGTGAGTGCGTCGGGTCAGCCAACAGCGACGAATATTGTGGCCACCACAACGGGGCCACAGCAGCAGACACCCGGCGGTGTCACCGTCTCGCCAGCtgcccagcaacagcagcaacaacagcagcagcagaaggcaACGCCTGGCGGTGGCAGCGTTCAAGCGCAACTGTTGCACATACAGAACACCAAGGCGCTGTCCAATTCGGTGACTGTGCAGCAAATCCAGCAGGTGATGCGCAGCGGTCAGCAGACGGGTCTAGTGCTGGGTAAGACGAGTGTTGGTCGCGTCATACCCGTTTCGGTAGCTTCGCAAGCGACACAGCGTCAAACTATACAGGTATGTGTGAATAGATGTTCTTcatgttataaatatataaatataaattttttcattattccTTTTAGGTGGTTTCTGCTGCCTCAGCACAAGCGTTGGCTGCTGGCGGTTTGCGTACAGGCCAAAATATTGCCGGCCTTAAAGTAGCCACGACTGTGGCTCTGCAGCATAATCAGCGACAAAACGCCAGTCCTGTGCGCTTGCAGACCACAGCTGGTGGCAATTTGCTGGCCGTggttcaacagcagcagcagcaacaacaacagcagcaacagcatacGAGCATTGCTGGACCAACAGCTGGTCCAGCTGAGGTGATGACCATCACACAGACGTCAGCTCCGTTGCCAACAGTGAGCagcttgcagcagcaacaacaacagcagcagcagcaacagttggtGGGAGGCGTAACACAGACGCAGCCGACGACGCAACAGGTACGCACGCTGGTGAAGAAAAAGATCATGATCAGAAGCGAGAAAGAATAACATTTGGCGAGTCGAGCGGGTGCTCGGCCTCGCAATCGGCGTACCACCACCATCATTACCTCCACAAACAACTCCACGAACACAAGCACCACCTCCACTAGCACAAcctccaccaccaccaccaccacaaatacagccacagcaacaagcaccacaacaacgacCAAATGCATCGTCGCTACAATTTCAGTGGACAGCAATTTCGATCCGAACGTGATCGTGTGACATGTTCCAAATTATTGAATGCTTTCAactcatttcaatttttcaatatcaTGCATTATTGTACTAcagttcagctcagctcaatcagtcaatcaatcgatccgatcaatcaatcaatcattcgcttaaaatgtacttaaaaacttttgtttcgATTGGTTTTACAGCCATGAGCGGCGCTCGCCTGGTGCAGGTGCAAGCAGGAACAAGCAGGATATGaaatgatgatgttgatgttgcactcacaaattacacacacacacacacacatgcaagcaTGATAGCTTAATGCTGCAATTGattgtaattatataaatataatacaaacacaaaaaaaagggtcTAGCTTTTAGTAGTGTATTAATCCCAATCCAAAATACAGCTGATCAGCGGGAAACGCAATTGTACATCGCATATTCCTTAAGCTTTCCCCCAGACAACGCTGTATGTACATTTTCGGTAAATTTTAGAACATTAGAACCTGCTTAATTCTAGATTTTTAACTattaactatatataaataagtaaatatataacttatgttttagcataatttaaaatacaataaaaaaaagtattatgaTGATTATAATAACAATGTGTTTTTTGAATTGTGGCGTTTGCAACCCTTGTGAATTAGTTCATTCTCAGTGAGTGGTTCCTAGTTGGTTACCTTGACAACGCTTTAGGCCAAAACATTCGCTTTTTGCGACAAGTAAAGTTCAATTGGTATTCGGTGAAATCCCAAAACATGTCGCTGTTCAATGTGTGTAGCTGGTGGACAGCTCAATGTGGTGATACCACTGGTGACTACGATGTGGCCAGTTTGCTGTGCACGCGTTTCGGATTGGAGGCACAGGAGAAGGACTACATAATTGTAGGCTCGCAGTCCGGACAGCTGAGCATTTACTATCCACATGCAAATGAGTTTGATGCCACCGATTTGTTGCTGGAAACACAGCTGGCGGCGCCCATCCTCGGTCTCTATGCGGGAAAGTTCAGCGGGTAAAGTTTTAAGTGGAGTACATTAAGTGTTGGGATTATTTTGGTGACCCTTTGCAGCAATGTGCGCAATGAGAATGTCAATCAGCTGGGCGTGTTGCTGCCCAATGCCATTGCCATCTACAATGTGCAGACCATCAGCGGACTGGCCGAGTATGGCGCTCAGCTGAAGCTACAGTTGCAGGCTGAGCACAAGTTTCAGCGCGTCGCCTTCTCCATGTGCCAAGGACATTTTGGGCAGGTGAAAGGACGCGAGTTCTTCTGCGTGGTGCATTTGGATGGCACGTTGACCTTCTATGAACAGGATGGCATCTCGTATGAGTGCCGCTTTCCCGGCCAACGCAGCTTGCCTGCTCCTGTTGTCTACTGCGAGCGCACCGATAGCTTCTTTAGGTTCAGCGCCACGTGGCATTTGCAGTGCTACAGCTATCAGGATCTGTCCCATTCGCTGGTCACCAAGAGCAGCTATCAGCCCATTTGGTCGCAGTGCATTGGCGAGGGCATTCTCGACATGCGTGTAATTCAGCTGAAAGAGTGagtagaaaataataaatattatatatgcacTATTAGCATTCTAACTTAGTGCTTGGTGTGTGTGGTAAGCAGTATAAGTTCATACAACATAATGAGGGTGTAGAGCCGCCGGGtacatctgtctgtctgtctccaTTTCCCACTCAATTTTAGGGATTGCATATTAAACCTGGAGCTACCAGATAATAATGTAGgtaacagacagaagaagGCATTATAGTGTGTCCGTCCATGCGTACGAAACATTGGATCACGGGAACTATGTATAAAAGATAGAGTTATAATATTTTCCGACAACACTTGTAATATTTGAAGGCAGATCAAGTCACTTCTGCGATCAGAGAAAAATTGTAGATATATAATTCATACTTGCACCACACCAAGTTTTTTTTAGCTCGAAACCAGTAAGAACGCTTTAGTCGAGCGCGTTTATTCCCTTAGTttctacaaattaaatactaaattttatttattaaaaattattcaggttttaaaatttgaaaatgaactTGTGCCTtctgaattaatttttaattttcacatctacaaattgttatttttgagattttaggttttttcttcaataaataagaagaaagaaaataaaaggaTTGTAACTTTCcttaatttataacaaatttggACTACGTAGTTTTTTTGGTCTCTAAAATACGACTTATTCTTAATAACGCAATAATATtacagaaatattttaaagagccctgaaattttattatgatCGGGTAAATCCAGCTGAAAATCATGTATAATTTCACTGTCAATCCAAATTTTAATGGATCGAATATTTCACAAGCTTTACTACTTTTATTGTCTGCCATCGATCCTGCCCTTAACTAACAGCACTTGTTCCTATATAATGATCCTTGGTGAGCGCAACTTTATATCTCTGGACGACAAtggcaaaatcaattttattctCAAGTTAGACTATGCGCCCAAGTGCTTCTCCAGCTTTGTAGTAGGCTACTACTGGGGTAAGTACATCTTTGAGTTAGGAATTCTCTGGCGCAGACATAGCTTCTTTGTTTTCAGAGCCTGGTGCACGTCTCATCACCGCCATTGTGTCGGATTCGGCCAAGTTGCATATCTACGAGGAGGCGAATATTATTTGGGCAGCGCAGTGGCAACAACCATCTCCAGTGGCTATTCAACGCTCCAATGTGCAGTCGCTAGCAGGCAGCATTATTACCTTGTCCGCTACGGGGCAACTGACCGTAGGTTATCTGGGTGCACAGCCTTATCAGTTTCAGGTGCAACCACTGCATCAGGAAGAGCTGAGCTTTGCTCAGGCGCAtaaacagctgcagcagctggaggaTGAGATCAAAGAGTCGGTGGACATACGGGACATGGATGCTCTGAACCAACAGGCAGCGGATCAGGTGCGTCTCAGCTTTAGCATACAGCCGGAGATCTGCGATGATTTGGACACACTGCTGTTGGATGTGCCCGCCGATGTAGCCGTCAAGGAGCTGCCCTCGGCCAAGGGTTTCCTGAAGCTCAAAGTTAAGACTGAGCTGGCGGAGTTGCAGCTGGTGATACAGACTCCCAGTGGAGTACGTTGCAGCCAGGACACGCTCAGTCTGGTGGATGTGCCAGCGGGCACAGGTCGCGAAATATCGCTAGACTTTTACATGGCCGAGTTGCTGCATGTGCACAGCACACGCGTTGAGGTCTTTGTGTCGTTTCTGAGCACTCGGGTAAGGTGAACAACCTTTGTTTCTACTCTTCTGGTTGTTAATCTTTATTTTGTGTTCTATTCCAGGGCATTCCGCGGGTGATACAGCAAAGTGCCTACTTGCCGCTGTCCATGTTCTATCGCAGCTGCCAGCCACAAAAGGCGGCGGGCATTAAGCTCACTTACACTATCACCAGCAAGCATGTGCCGCCCAAGCTCAACACCTTCTTTGGCGAGTTTCTGGAGGCGGAGAGCGATACACATGCCTTGGgcctgcagctgctgtgcCCTGGTCTGGAGAAGTTAACCGAAGTCATCACTGTGGTGGCGGCTAAGAATTCGAATCGCTTGAGGTTGGTTGCAAACATATTTAAGACACACTTACTGTAGTTTGCTTCGTATAGAATACAATCGGATCATGTGGAGACGT
This is a stretch of genomic DNA from Drosophila albomicans strain 15112-1751.03 chromosome 3, ASM965048v2, whole genome shotgun sequence. It encodes these proteins:
- the LOC117570100 gene encoding protein PTHB1 translates to MSLFNVCSWWTAQCGDTTGDYDVASLLCTRFGLEAQEKDYIIVGSQSGQLSIYYPHANEFDATDLLLETQLAAPILGLYAGKFSGNVRNENVNQLGVLLPNAIAIYNVQTISGLAEYGAQLKLQLQAEHKFQRVAFSMCQGHFGQVKGREFFCVVHLDGTLTFYEQDGISYECRFPGQRSLPAPVVYCERTDSFFRFSATWHLQCYSYQDLSHSLVTKSSYQPIWSQCIGEGILDMRVIQLKDTCSYIMILGERNFISLDDNGKINFILKLDYAPKCFSSFVVGYYWEPGARLITAIVSDSAKLHIYEEANIIWAAQWQQPSPVAIQRSNVQSLAGSIITLSATGQLTVGYLGAQPYQFQVQPLHQEELSFAQAHKQLQQLEDEIKESVDIRDMDALNQQAADQVRLSFSIQPEICDDLDTLLLDVPADVAVKELPSAKGFLKLKVKTELAELQLVIQTPSGVRCSQDTLSLVDVPAGTGREISLDFYMAELLHVHSTRVEVFVSFLSTRGIPRVIQQSAYLPLSMFYRSCQPQKAAGIKLTYTITSKHVPPKLNTFFGEFLEAESDTHALGLQLLCPGLEKLTEVITVVAAKNSNRLRIQSDHVETFAMILERIVETTLQLDSAAGLLKMHKKKPKRGVLNRCVERIIAAPFIPIQPILHRADVHYETQQNIRKQTEQLEVLWQQFKTLQRELQEQSESEPKETLTMQIEANYDHLILEGDKLVEIRRDEQRQRGDLNCAVALAKWIIHALNLEERVVNVVNSVLSVPVEDWTELSWEESMAPGIDMLHHFGPLMRSKSTSTHGLLDGNSTKDAFDYGRFRRHFATLFDRIVRLASSTAESEANAQQTAAMEQPTTDATQQPTQQQQQQVDEIGSMQRMLGNDKATTVGRLAKPNLSSSLEAVEDEEEYDEEDLRDTGYRKDYGPTMAGDGNEQQQQLEQQTKGKRSEWVNEDFELPTTEELFSDLGIWW